One segment of Dama dama isolate Ldn47 chromosome 15, ASM3311817v1, whole genome shotgun sequence DNA contains the following:
- the SEC31B gene encoding protein transport protein Sec31B isoform X4 — MKLKELERQAVQVWSPASQYPVYLATGTSAQQLDASFSTNGTLEIFEVDFRDPSLDLKRKGVLSASSRFHKLIWGSFGNGLLEASGVIAGGGDNGMLTLYNVTHILSSGKEPVIARRQKHSGAVRALDFNPFQGNLLASGASDSEIFIWDLNNLSVPMTPGSKSQQPLEDVKALSWNRQVQHILSSAHPSGKAVVWDLRKNEPIIKVSDHSNRMNCSGLAWHPDVATQLVLCSEDDRLPVIQLWDLRFASSPLKVLESHSRGILSVSWSQADAELLLSSAKDNQILCWNLGSSEVVYKLPTLSSWCFDVQWCPRDPLVFSAASFDGWINLYSVMGRSWEVQQMRQADKISSSFSKGQPLPPLQVPKQVAQASLIPPLKKPPKWMRRPAGVSFAFGGKLVTFGLPSTPVHQVPQPCFRLVFISQVTTEPEFLTQSAELQEALGSGNLLNYCQNKIQQASLQSEKILWQFLKVTLEEDSRMKFLKLLGYSKDELQKKVATWLRSDLRLDESPQSKGDDLNSNRQQAFSLQTSKHTTWEASASSAFFDELIPQNMTPWEIPITEDTEGLLSRALLLGELGPAVELCLKEERFADAIILAQAGGADLLKQAQERYLAKKKTGIAPLLACIIQKNWKDMVCACSLKNWREALALLLTYSEPEKFPELCDRLGTRMEQESGWALASEARLCYVCSGSVERLVECWARCQPASSPMALQDLMEKVMILNRSLELLRGPDGVNPGPATTYRITQYANLLAAQGSLATAMSYLPRDCAQPPVQQLRDRLFHAQGSGVLGQQSPPFPFPRVVVGATPYSQETSSPRLKFQSSHQVPILPPRPRIFTPQSSLMMPLTPSHPSPYQGSRIHYTSDYRPSGVQEAQPLPLGPGVRPALSQPQLLRGQRAQAPNPVGFPGTWPFLVPPMAPPDIMQPGSVPLPGAPPVPPLLPVRAPGFSPMSSQPTAPPVSFPGAHPPGGPGTSRAGVLPTTGILTPHPGPQDSLKNAPVLKGNLQRKKQCQQPLEKMDRKEMPPEHQSLKISFEALLQRCALSATDLSADCLYGSQHKYFSSRNAG; from the exons ATGAAGCTGAAGGAGCTTGAGCGACAAGCCGTCCAAGTTTGGAGCCCAGCCAGCCAGTACCCTGTGTATCTGGCCACAG GAACATCTGCCCAGCAGCTAGATGCCTCCTTTAGTACAAATGGCACATTGGAAATCTTTGAGGTTGATTTCAGGGACCCCTCTCTGGACTTGAAACGCAAGGGAGTCCTTTCTGCCTCCAGCAG GTTTCACAAGCTGATCTGGGGGAGCTTTGGCAATGGGCTTCTGGAAGCCTCCGGGGTCATTGCAGGCGGCGGGGACAATGGCATGCTTACTCTGTACAATGTGACCCACATCTTATCTTCGGGAAAGGAGCCTGTGATTGCCCGGAGACAGAAGCACTCGGGGGCTGTCAGAGCCCTTGACTTTAATCCTTTCCAG GGCAACCTCCTGGCCTCAGGGGCCAGTGATTCTGAAATCTTCATTTGGGATTTGAATAACCTGAGTGTGCCAATGACCCCAGGATCCAAGTCTCAG CAGCCCCTAGAAGATGTCAAGGCTCTATCTTGGAACCGTCAAGTTCAACACATTCTGTCTTCTGCTCACCCCAGCGGCAAGGCAGTCGTGTGGGATCTAAGGAAGAATGAACCTATCATCAAAGTCAGTGATCACAGCAACCGG ATGAACTGCTCAGGCCTGGCCTGGCACCCAGATGTAGCCACCCAGTTGGTACTTTGTTCAGAAGATGATCGTCTTCCAGTAATTCAGCTGTGGGACTTGCGCTTTGCCTCCTCACCCCTAAAGGTGCTGGAGAGTCACAGCAG gGGGATCCTGTCAGTGTCATGGAGTCAGGCTGATGCTGAGCTGCTGCTCAGCAGTGCCAAGGACAACCAGATCTTGTGCTGGAACCTGGGGAGCAGCGAG GTGGTGTATAAACTACCCACGCTGAGCAGCTGGTGCTTTGATGTGCAGTGGTGCCCTCGGGACCCTTTGGTgttctctgctgcctcctttgATGGCTGGATCAATTTATACTCTGTGATGGGTAGGAGCTGGGAAGTCCAGCAGATGAGACAGGCTGACAAG ATCTCTTCTTCCTTCAGCAAAGGCCAGCCTCTCCCACCATTGCAGGTGCCAAAGCAAGTGGCCCAAGCATCACTGATACCTCCCCTGAAAAAACCCCCCAAATGGATGAGGAGGCCAGCAGGTGTTTCATTTGCT TTTGGGGGCAAGCTGGTGACCTTTGGCCTCCCCAGCACCCCTGTCCATCAGGTGCCACAACCTTGCTTCCGCCTAGTCTTTATCAGTCAGGTCACCACAGAACCTGAATTCCTGACACAGTCAGCTGAGCTGCAGGAGGCCCTGGGATCAGGAAATCTCCTGAATTACTGTCAGAACAAGATCCAGCAAGCATCACTGCAAAGCGAAAAGATTCTCTGGCAGTTCCTGAAG GTGACTTTAGAGGAGGACTCCAGAATGAAATTCCTGAAGCTATTAGGATATAGTAAAGATGAACTTCAGAAGAAG GTGGCCACATGGTTGAGGAGTGATTTGAGGCTGGATGAGAGCCCTCAGTCCAAGGGAGATGACCTCAACAGTAACAGACAACAGGCCTTCTCCTTACAG ACCTCCAAAcatactacctgggaagcctcagcctcctcagccttctttgaTGAGCTGATCCCTCAAAACATGACTCCGTGGGAGATCCCCATCACAGAAG ACACGGAGGGACTCCTGAGCCGGGCTCTCCTGCTTGGAGAACTGGGCCCTGCCGTGGAGCTGTGTCTGAAGGAAGAGCGCTTTGCTGATGCCATCATCCTGGCCCAGGCTGGAGGTGCAGATCTGCTGAAGCAAGCACAGGAGCGCTACTTGGCCAAGAAGAAAACCGGAATCGCCCCG CTGCTAGCCTGCATTATACAGAAGAATTGGAAAGACATGGTGTGTGCCTGTAGCCTGAAGAACTGGAGAGAGGCTCTGGCCTTGCTGCTGACATACTCAGAGCCAGAGAAATTCCCCGAGCTCTGTG ACAGGCTGGGAACTCGTATGGAGCAGGAGAGTGGCTGGGCTCTCGCCTCTGAAGCCAGACTCTGCTACGTGTGCTCAGGGAGCGTGGAGCGGCTGGTGGAGTGCTGGGCAAGATGCCAGCCAGCTTCTTCCCCCATGGCTTTACAG GACCTGATGGAGAAAGTGATGATCCTTAACAGGAGCTTGGAGCTACTGCGGGGTCCTGATGGGGTGAACCCAGGCCCTGCCACAACCTACAGAATCACTCAGTATGCCAACCTCCTGGcagcccagggcagcctggcCACTGCCATGAGCTACCTACCCAGAGACTGTGCTCAG CCACCAGTTCAGCAGCTGAGAGATCGACTTTTTCATGCCCAGGGTTCTGGTGTCTTGGGCCAGCAGTCTCCCCCTTTCCCTTTCCCCCGGGTTGTTGTGGGAGCTACCCCCTACTCTCAAGAGACATCCTCTCCCAGACTGAAATTCCAGTCTTCTCACCAG GTTCCAATTCTACCTCCAAGGCCAAGGATTTTTACACCTCAGTCATCACTAATGATGCCCTTGACACCTTCCCATCCTAGCCCTTATCAGGGCTCCAGAATACACTATACAAGTGACTACAGGCCATCTGGGGTCCAGGAAGCACAGCCGTTGCCTCTGGGCCCTGGGGTAAGGCCTG CTTTATCTCAGCCTCAGCTGTTACGAGGGCAAAGGGCGCAAGCTCCTAACCCCGTGGGATTCCCTGGAACATGGCCTTTTCTGGTTCCACCCATGGCACCCCCAGACATTATGCAGCCTGGCTCTGTCCCCCTGCCTGGGGCTCCTCCAGTGCCCCCTCTGCTTCCTGTGAGAGCGCCAGGCTTCAGCCCAATGAGCTCCCAGCCAACAGCCCCTCCTGTCAGCTTCCCTGGGGCCCACCCTCCAGGAGGGCCAGGTACTTCACGCGCTGGTGTCCTCCCAACCACTGGCATCTTGACTCCTCACCCAG GACCTCAGGATTCCTTGAAAAATGCTCCAGTGCTCAAGGGAAACCTCCAGAGGAAAAAG CAATGTCAGCAGCCACTGGAGAagatggacaggaaggagatgcCCCCTGAACACCAGTCCTTGAAGATCAGCTTTGAGGCGCTTCTGCAGCGCTGCGCCCTGTCTGCCACTGACTTA TCTGCAGATTGCCTCTATGGGAGCCAACATAAATATTTCTCCTCCAGGAATGCGGGttaa
- the SEC31B gene encoding protein transport protein Sec31B isoform X1: MKLKELERQAVQVWSPASQYPVYLATGTSAQQLDASFSTNGTLEIFEVDFRDPSLDLKRKGVLSASSRFHKLIWGSFGNGLLEASGVIAGGGDNGMLTLYNVTHILSSGKEPVIARRQKHSGAVRALDFNPFQGNLLASGASDSEIFIWDLNNLSVPMTPGSKSQQPLEDVKALSWNRQVQHILSSAHPSGKAVVWDLRKNEPIIKVSDHSNRMNCSGLAWHPDVATQLVLCSEDDRLPVIQLWDLRFASSPLKVLESHSRGILSVSWSQADAELLLSSAKDNQILCWNLGSSEVVYKLPTLSSWCFDVQWCPRDPLVFSAASFDGWINLYSVMGRSWEVQQMRQADKISSSFSKGQPLPPLQVPKQVAQASLIPPLKKPPKWMRRPAGVSFAFGGKLVTFGLPSTPVHQVPQPCFRLVFISQVTTEPEFLTQSAELQEALGSGNLLNYCQNKIQQASLQSEKILWQFLKVTLEEDSRMKFLKLLGYSKDELQKKVATWLRSDLRLDESPQSKGDDLNSNRQQAFSLQTSKHTTWEASASSAFFDELIPQNMTPWEIPITEDTEGLLSRALLLGELGPAVELCLKEERFADAIILAQAGGADLLKQAQERYLAKKKTGIAPLLACIIQKNWKDMVCACSLKNWREALALLLTYSEPEKFPELCDRLGTRMEQESGWALASEARLCYVCSGSVERLVECWARCQPASSPMALQDLMEKVMILNRSLELLRGPDGVNPGPATTYRITQYANLLAAQGSLATAMSYLPRDCAQPPVQQLRDRLFHAQGSGVLGQQSPPFPFPRVVVGATPYSQETSSPRLKFQSSHQVPILPPRPRIFTPQSSLMMPLTPSHPSPYQGSRIHYTSDYRPSGVQEAQPLPLGPGVRPALSQPQLLRGQRAQAPNPVGFPGTWPFLVPPMAPPDIMQPGSVPLPGAPPVPPLLPVRAPGFSPMSSQPTAPPVSFPGAHPPGGPGTSRAGVLPTTGILTPHPGPQDSLKNAPVLKGNLQRKKLPEAFMPPAPITAPVMCLASEPQGVLSSQPTVPSVCHAPPGAPQELSRQQCQQPLEKMDRKEMPPEHQSLKISFEALLQRCALSATDLKTKRKLDEAAQRLECLYDKLCEGTLSPPVLAGLHEIARCVDAGSSEQGLMVHAQVVGCSSFSEVSSFMPVLKSVLTIAHKLHV, from the exons ATGAAGCTGAAGGAGCTTGAGCGACAAGCCGTCCAAGTTTGGAGCCCAGCCAGCCAGTACCCTGTGTATCTGGCCACAG GAACATCTGCCCAGCAGCTAGATGCCTCCTTTAGTACAAATGGCACATTGGAAATCTTTGAGGTTGATTTCAGGGACCCCTCTCTGGACTTGAAACGCAAGGGAGTCCTTTCTGCCTCCAGCAG GTTTCACAAGCTGATCTGGGGGAGCTTTGGCAATGGGCTTCTGGAAGCCTCCGGGGTCATTGCAGGCGGCGGGGACAATGGCATGCTTACTCTGTACAATGTGACCCACATCTTATCTTCGGGAAAGGAGCCTGTGATTGCCCGGAGACAGAAGCACTCGGGGGCTGTCAGAGCCCTTGACTTTAATCCTTTCCAG GGCAACCTCCTGGCCTCAGGGGCCAGTGATTCTGAAATCTTCATTTGGGATTTGAATAACCTGAGTGTGCCAATGACCCCAGGATCCAAGTCTCAG CAGCCCCTAGAAGATGTCAAGGCTCTATCTTGGAACCGTCAAGTTCAACACATTCTGTCTTCTGCTCACCCCAGCGGCAAGGCAGTCGTGTGGGATCTAAGGAAGAATGAACCTATCATCAAAGTCAGTGATCACAGCAACCGG ATGAACTGCTCAGGCCTGGCCTGGCACCCAGATGTAGCCACCCAGTTGGTACTTTGTTCAGAAGATGATCGTCTTCCAGTAATTCAGCTGTGGGACTTGCGCTTTGCCTCCTCACCCCTAAAGGTGCTGGAGAGTCACAGCAG gGGGATCCTGTCAGTGTCATGGAGTCAGGCTGATGCTGAGCTGCTGCTCAGCAGTGCCAAGGACAACCAGATCTTGTGCTGGAACCTGGGGAGCAGCGAG GTGGTGTATAAACTACCCACGCTGAGCAGCTGGTGCTTTGATGTGCAGTGGTGCCCTCGGGACCCTTTGGTgttctctgctgcctcctttgATGGCTGGATCAATTTATACTCTGTGATGGGTAGGAGCTGGGAAGTCCAGCAGATGAGACAGGCTGACAAG ATCTCTTCTTCCTTCAGCAAAGGCCAGCCTCTCCCACCATTGCAGGTGCCAAAGCAAGTGGCCCAAGCATCACTGATACCTCCCCTGAAAAAACCCCCCAAATGGATGAGGAGGCCAGCAGGTGTTTCATTTGCT TTTGGGGGCAAGCTGGTGACCTTTGGCCTCCCCAGCACCCCTGTCCATCAGGTGCCACAACCTTGCTTCCGCCTAGTCTTTATCAGTCAGGTCACCACAGAACCTGAATTCCTGACACAGTCAGCTGAGCTGCAGGAGGCCCTGGGATCAGGAAATCTCCTGAATTACTGTCAGAACAAGATCCAGCAAGCATCACTGCAAAGCGAAAAGATTCTCTGGCAGTTCCTGAAG GTGACTTTAGAGGAGGACTCCAGAATGAAATTCCTGAAGCTATTAGGATATAGTAAAGATGAACTTCAGAAGAAG GTGGCCACATGGTTGAGGAGTGATTTGAGGCTGGATGAGAGCCCTCAGTCCAAGGGAGATGACCTCAACAGTAACAGACAACAGGCCTTCTCCTTACAG ACCTCCAAAcatactacctgggaagcctcagcctcctcagccttctttgaTGAGCTGATCCCTCAAAACATGACTCCGTGGGAGATCCCCATCACAGAAG ACACGGAGGGACTCCTGAGCCGGGCTCTCCTGCTTGGAGAACTGGGCCCTGCCGTGGAGCTGTGTCTGAAGGAAGAGCGCTTTGCTGATGCCATCATCCTGGCCCAGGCTGGAGGTGCAGATCTGCTGAAGCAAGCACAGGAGCGCTACTTGGCCAAGAAGAAAACCGGAATCGCCCCG CTGCTAGCCTGCATTATACAGAAGAATTGGAAAGACATGGTGTGTGCCTGTAGCCTGAAGAACTGGAGAGAGGCTCTGGCCTTGCTGCTGACATACTCAGAGCCAGAGAAATTCCCCGAGCTCTGTG ACAGGCTGGGAACTCGTATGGAGCAGGAGAGTGGCTGGGCTCTCGCCTCTGAAGCCAGACTCTGCTACGTGTGCTCAGGGAGCGTGGAGCGGCTGGTGGAGTGCTGGGCAAGATGCCAGCCAGCTTCTTCCCCCATGGCTTTACAG GACCTGATGGAGAAAGTGATGATCCTTAACAGGAGCTTGGAGCTACTGCGGGGTCCTGATGGGGTGAACCCAGGCCCTGCCACAACCTACAGAATCACTCAGTATGCCAACCTCCTGGcagcccagggcagcctggcCACTGCCATGAGCTACCTACCCAGAGACTGTGCTCAG CCACCAGTTCAGCAGCTGAGAGATCGACTTTTTCATGCCCAGGGTTCTGGTGTCTTGGGCCAGCAGTCTCCCCCTTTCCCTTTCCCCCGGGTTGTTGTGGGAGCTACCCCCTACTCTCAAGAGACATCCTCTCCCAGACTGAAATTCCAGTCTTCTCACCAG GTTCCAATTCTACCTCCAAGGCCAAGGATTTTTACACCTCAGTCATCACTAATGATGCCCTTGACACCTTCCCATCCTAGCCCTTATCAGGGCTCCAGAATACACTATACAAGTGACTACAGGCCATCTGGGGTCCAGGAAGCACAGCCGTTGCCTCTGGGCCCTGGGGTAAGGCCTG CTTTATCTCAGCCTCAGCTGTTACGAGGGCAAAGGGCGCAAGCTCCTAACCCCGTGGGATTCCCTGGAACATGGCCTTTTCTGGTTCCACCCATGGCACCCCCAGACATTATGCAGCCTGGCTCTGTCCCCCTGCCTGGGGCTCCTCCAGTGCCCCCTCTGCTTCCTGTGAGAGCGCCAGGCTTCAGCCCAATGAGCTCCCAGCCAACAGCCCCTCCTGTCAGCTTCCCTGGGGCCCACCCTCCAGGAGGGCCAGGTACTTCACGCGCTGGTGTCCTCCCAACCACTGGCATCTTGACTCCTCACCCAG GACCTCAGGATTCCTTGAAAAATGCTCCAGTGCTCAAGGGAAACCTCCAGAGGAAAAAG ttGCCAGAGGCATTTATGCCCCCAGCACCAATTACTGCTCCAGTTATGTGCCTCGCTTCTGAGCCTCAAGGGGTCCTTTCCTCACAACCCACTGTCCCCAGTGTGTGTCATGCTCCCCCTGGAGCCCCACAAGAACTCAGCCGGCAG CAATGTCAGCAGCCACTGGAGAagatggacaggaaggagatgcCCCCTGAACACCAGTCCTTGAAGATCAGCTTTGAGGCGCTTCTGCAGCGCTGCGCCCTGTCTGCCACTGACTTA AAAACAAAACGGAAGCTAGATGAAGCTGCGCAACGTCTAGAATGTCTATATGACAAGCTCTGTGAGGGGACA CTCTCGCCTCCTGTGCTGGCTGGGCTCCATGAGATTGCCCGATGTGTGGACGCAGGAAGCTCAGAGCAGGGCCTCATGGTGCATGCCCAGGTGGTGGGCTGCAGCAGCTTCAGTGAGGTCTCCAGCTTCATGCCTGTCCTGAAGTCTGTCCTCACCATTGCTCATAAGCTGCACGTATAA